Proteins encoded in a region of the Oncorhynchus gorbuscha isolate QuinsamMale2020 ecotype Even-year linkage group LG16, OgorEven_v1.0, whole genome shotgun sequence genome:
- the bcl2l12 gene encoding uncharacterized protein bcl2l12 isoform X3, with product MSADALNPTSPNPSVMSTDTLNPTSPNPSVMSTDTLNPTSPNPSVSSISLVEIKADTRLVLKAFLRSALSNPSTEWLGTVGGSYKDHNKYSAKESRKRPDNGWDSLDEAISSVEEKKHGLKDLIKRRLQPRPSTLPLRRSAKDSGADQTQNGGSLEKDGRPNRTNPGLPGFFRDQLEEDVRFPSSMSDEEGNDPKQQKKAKKLKSQISSFFSIKKKPEKDKDKDETRLQRPSTLTIGVGPVPVAPVISPTHPPEFYEEVAETLDRIAQRSHSMKRPQKPSPRPSPATTPVKPPPEPDKEEMVRQLVQVLSMEGDAINYKIQSDPFLRSTLNRLSYPSFAKLLDTFASQEQATPSPLPPPASSPTLRRVAVTMEVSRRVVTATGMQRMQGYAERYMENFAPLGEEPWRMGKYCPVGRDFGVRLTTLHHQGSSEILTTSF from the exons ATGTCAGCTGATGCGCTCAACCCTACCTCTCCCAACCCCTCAGTGATGTCAACTGATACGCTCAACCCTACCTCTCCCAACCCCTCAGTGATGTCAACTGATACGCTCAACCCTACATCTCCCAACCCCTCTGTCTCGTCCATCTCTCTGGTTGAGATCAAGGCAGATACTCGTCTGGTGCTGAAAGCTTTCCTCCGCAGCGCACTCTCTAATCCTTCAACCGAGTGGCTTGGGACGGTGGGGGGAAGCTACAAAGACCACAACAAGTACAG TGCAAAGGAGTCTAGGAAGCGGCCGGACAATGGCTGGGACTCTCTGGATGAAGCAATCAGCTCAGTGGAGGAGAAGAAACACGGCTTGAAGGACCTCATTAAAAGACGACTGCAGCCACGGCCCTCCACCCTGCCCCTCCGTCGCTCAGCTAAAGACAGCGGTGCAGACCAGACACAAAATGGTGGCTCTTTGGAGAAGGACGGAAGACCAAACCGAACCAACCCAGGCCTGCCAGGCTTCTTCAGAGACCAACTCGAG GAAGATGTTAGGTTCCCCTCCTCCATGTCAGATGAAGAAGGGAACGATCCGAAACAGCAGAAAAAGGCAAAGAAGTTGAAGAGCCAGATCTCCTCTTTCTTCAGCATAAAAAAGAAGCCAGAAAAGGATAAAGACAAGGATGAGACGCGTCTTCAGAGGCCATCCACACTGACCATCGGCGTAGGGCCAGTACCCGTGGCGCCAGTCATCTCTCCCA CACACCCTCCTGAGTTCTATGAGGAGGTGGCTGAGACTCTGGACAGGATTGCTCAGCGGTCTCACAGTATGAAGAGACCCCAAAAGCCCAGCCCACGACCCAGCCCTGCTACCACCCCGGTCAAACCTCCCCCTG aACCCGATAAAGAAGAAATGGTGCGCCAGCTGGTCCAGGTACTGTCTATGGAAGGGGATGCCATCAACTACAAG atccAGTCAGACCCCTTCCTGCGCTCCACGCTGAACCGTCTCTCATACCCGTCCTTCGCTAAGCTTCTGGACACCTTCGCCAGCCAGGAACAGGCCACGCCCTCACCTCTGCCGCCTCCTGCCAGCAGCCCCACGCTGAGACGAGTGGCCGTCACCATGGAGGTGTCGCGGCGTGTCGTCACAGCGACAGGGATGCAGCGCATGCAGGGCTACGCAGAACGCTATATGGAGAACTTTGCCCCCCTGGGTGAAGAGCCATGGAGGATGG GAAAgtattgtccagttggaagagaTTTTGGAGTGCGACTGACAACCCTCCACCATCAAGGCAGCTCGGAAATCCTCACTACTTCCTTTTAA
- the bcl2l12 gene encoding uncharacterized protein bcl2l12 isoform X2, which translates to MSADVLKPTSPNPSVMSADALNPTSPNPSVMSTDTLNPTSPNPSVMSTDTLNPTSPNPSVSSISLVEIKADTRLVLKAFLRSALSNPSTEWLGTVGGSYKDHNKYSAKESRKRPDNGWDSLDEAISSVEEKKHGLKDLIKRRLQPRPSTLPLRRSAKDSGADQTQNGGSLEKDGRPNRTNPGLPGFFRDQLEEDVRFPSSMSDEEGNDPKQQKKAKKLKSQISSFFSIKKKPEKDKDKDETRLQRPSTLTIGVGPVPVAPVISPTHPPEFYEEVAETLDRIAQRSHSMKRPQKPSPRPSPATTPVKPPPEPDKEEMVRQLVQVLSMEGDAINYKIQSDPFLRSTLNRLSYPSFAKLLDTFASQEQATPSPLPPPASSPTLRRVAVTMEVSRRVVTATGMQRMQGYAERYMENFAPLGEEPWRMGKYCPVGRDFGVRLTTLHHQGSSEILTTSF; encoded by the exons ATGTCAGCTGATGTGCTCAAACCTACCTCTCCCAACCCCTCAGTGATGTCAGCTGATGCGCTCAACCCTACCTCTCCCAACCCCTCAGTGATGTCAACTGATACGCTCAACCCTACCTCTCCCAACCCCTCAGTGATGTCAACTGATACGCTCAACCCTACATCTCCCAACCCCTCTGTCTCGTCCATCTCTCTGGTTGAGATCAAGGCAGATACTCGTCTGGTGCTGAAAGCTTTCCTCCGCAGCGCACTCTCTAATCCTTCAACCGAGTGGCTTGGGACGGTGGGGGGAAGCTACAAAGACCACAACAAGTACAG TGCAAAGGAGTCTAGGAAGCGGCCGGACAATGGCTGGGACTCTCTGGATGAAGCAATCAGCTCAGTGGAGGAGAAGAAACACGGCTTGAAGGACCTCATTAAAAGACGACTGCAGCCACGGCCCTCCACCCTGCCCCTCCGTCGCTCAGCTAAAGACAGCGGTGCAGACCAGACACAAAATGGTGGCTCTTTGGAGAAGGACGGAAGACCAAACCGAACCAACCCAGGCCTGCCAGGCTTCTTCAGAGACCAACTCGAG GAAGATGTTAGGTTCCCCTCCTCCATGTCAGATGAAGAAGGGAACGATCCGAAACAGCAGAAAAAGGCAAAGAAGTTGAAGAGCCAGATCTCCTCTTTCTTCAGCATAAAAAAGAAGCCAGAAAAGGATAAAGACAAGGATGAGACGCGTCTTCAGAGGCCATCCACACTGACCATCGGCGTAGGGCCAGTACCCGTGGCGCCAGTCATCTCTCCCA CACACCCTCCTGAGTTCTATGAGGAGGTGGCTGAGACTCTGGACAGGATTGCTCAGCGGTCTCACAGTATGAAGAGACCCCAAAAGCCCAGCCCACGACCCAGCCCTGCTACCACCCCGGTCAAACCTCCCCCTG aACCCGATAAAGAAGAAATGGTGCGCCAGCTGGTCCAGGTACTGTCTATGGAAGGGGATGCCATCAACTACAAG atccAGTCAGACCCCTTCCTGCGCTCCACGCTGAACCGTCTCTCATACCCGTCCTTCGCTAAGCTTCTGGACACCTTCGCCAGCCAGGAACAGGCCACGCCCTCACCTCTGCCGCCTCCTGCCAGCAGCCCCACGCTGAGACGAGTGGCCGTCACCATGGAGGTGTCGCGGCGTGTCGTCACAGCGACAGGGATGCAGCGCATGCAGGGCTACGCAGAACGCTATATGGAGAACTTTGCCCCCCTGGGTGAAGAGCCATGGAGGATGG GAAAgtattgtccagttggaagagaTTTTGGAGTGCGACTGACAACCCTCCACCATCAAGGCAGCTCGGAAATCCTCACTACTTCCTTTTAA
- the bcl2l12 gene encoding uncharacterized protein bcl2l12 isoform X1 gives MSADALNPTSLNPSVMSADVLKPTSPNPSVMSADALNPTSPNPSVMSTDTLNPTSPNPSVMSTDTLNPTSPNPSVSSISLVEIKADTRLVLKAFLRSALSNPSTEWLGTVGGSYKDHNKYSAKESRKRPDNGWDSLDEAISSVEEKKHGLKDLIKRRLQPRPSTLPLRRSAKDSGADQTQNGGSLEKDGRPNRTNPGLPGFFRDQLEEDVRFPSSMSDEEGNDPKQQKKAKKLKSQISSFFSIKKKPEKDKDKDETRLQRPSTLTIGVGPVPVAPVISPTHPPEFYEEVAETLDRIAQRSHSMKRPQKPSPRPSPATTPVKPPPEPDKEEMVRQLVQVLSMEGDAINYKIQSDPFLRSTLNRLSYPSFAKLLDTFASQEQATPSPLPPPASSPTLRRVAVTMEVSRRVVTATGMQRMQGYAERYMENFAPLGEEPWRMGKYCPVGRDFGVRLTTLHHQGSSEILTTSF, from the exons atgTCAGCTGATGCGCTCAACCCcacctctctcaacccctcagtGATGTCAGCTGATGTGCTCAAACCTACCTCTCCCAACCCCTCAGTGATGTCAGCTGATGCGCTCAACCCTACCTCTCCCAACCCCTCAGTGATGTCAACTGATACGCTCAACCCTACCTCTCCCAACCCCTCAGTGATGTCAACTGATACGCTCAACCCTACATCTCCCAACCCCTCTGTCTCGTCCATCTCTCTGGTTGAGATCAAGGCAGATACTCGTCTGGTGCTGAAAGCTTTCCTCCGCAGCGCACTCTCTAATCCTTCAACCGAGTGGCTTGGGACGGTGGGGGGAAGCTACAAAGACCACAACAAGTACAG TGCAAAGGAGTCTAGGAAGCGGCCGGACAATGGCTGGGACTCTCTGGATGAAGCAATCAGCTCAGTGGAGGAGAAGAAACACGGCTTGAAGGACCTCATTAAAAGACGACTGCAGCCACGGCCCTCCACCCTGCCCCTCCGTCGCTCAGCTAAAGACAGCGGTGCAGACCAGACACAAAATGGTGGCTCTTTGGAGAAGGACGGAAGACCAAACCGAACCAACCCAGGCCTGCCAGGCTTCTTCAGAGACCAACTCGAG GAAGATGTTAGGTTCCCCTCCTCCATGTCAGATGAAGAAGGGAACGATCCGAAACAGCAGAAAAAGGCAAAGAAGTTGAAGAGCCAGATCTCCTCTTTCTTCAGCATAAAAAAGAAGCCAGAAAAGGATAAAGACAAGGATGAGACGCGTCTTCAGAGGCCATCCACACTGACCATCGGCGTAGGGCCAGTACCCGTGGCGCCAGTCATCTCTCCCA CACACCCTCCTGAGTTCTATGAGGAGGTGGCTGAGACTCTGGACAGGATTGCTCAGCGGTCTCACAGTATGAAGAGACCCCAAAAGCCCAGCCCACGACCCAGCCCTGCTACCACCCCGGTCAAACCTCCCCCTG aACCCGATAAAGAAGAAATGGTGCGCCAGCTGGTCCAGGTACTGTCTATGGAAGGGGATGCCATCAACTACAAG atccAGTCAGACCCCTTCCTGCGCTCCACGCTGAACCGTCTCTCATACCCGTCCTTCGCTAAGCTTCTGGACACCTTCGCCAGCCAGGAACAGGCCACGCCCTCACCTCTGCCGCCTCCTGCCAGCAGCCCCACGCTGAGACGAGTGGCCGTCACCATGGAGGTGTCGCGGCGTGTCGTCACAGCGACAGGGATGCAGCGCATGCAGGGCTACGCAGAACGCTATATGGAGAACTTTGCCCCCCTGGGTGAAGAGCCATGGAGGATGG GAAAgtattgtccagttggaagagaTTTTGGAGTGCGACTGACAACCCTCCACCATCAAGGCAGCTCGGAAATCCTCACTACTTCCTTTTAA
- the tspan4b gene encoding tetraspanin-4, translated as MSASRRCLCCVKYLMFVFNLIFWLGGCGLFGVGVWLSFTQSEFSSLPLSFPSLSAANLLLVAGGVTMVTGFLGCLGALKEQRCLLMTFFVILLLLVLTEVTLTLVLHIFHKELDTKAQNELKEGMKGYLTDEGLKKSWDNVQKMFKCCGVTNKTDWYLVVNGTLPFSCCSGGMDQCVEEWIEPCYQKARQWLLDNIPSVLVFGVCIGIVQILALIFSLLMYCQILRAEKYLD; from the exons CTGGGAGGGTGTGGCCTGTTTGGAGTGGGAGTGTGGCTATCATTCACCCAGTCCGAGTTCTCCTCCCTCCCGCTGTCTTTTCCCTCACTCTCCGCAGCAAACCTACTTCTGGTCGCTGGAGGCGTCACCATGGTGACAGGCTTCCTGGGTTGCCTTGGTGCCCTGAAGGAGCAGCGCTGCCTGCTGATGACG ttcTTTGTAATCCTTTTGCTCCTGGTCTTGACAGAGGTGACTCTAACCCTGGTCCTCCATATCTTTCACAAAGAG ctgGACACGAAAGCGCAGAATGAGTTAAAGGAGGGGATGAAGGGTTACTTGACAGACGAAGGACTGAAGAAGTCATGGGACAATGTGCAGAAAATg TTCAAGTGCTGCGGCGTCACCAACAAAACAGATTGGTACCTCGTGGTCAATGGAACGCTCCCCTTTTCCTGCTGCTCCGGTGGGATGGACCAATGTGTTGAAGAATGGATCGAG CCATGTTATCAGAAGGCCAGACAGTGGCTCCTGGACAACATCCCCTCTGTCCTGGTGTTTGGAGTCTGTATTGGTATTGTCCAG ATCCTGGCCCTGATTTTCTCCCTGCTGATGTACTGCCAGATCCTCCGTGCTGAGAAGTACCTGGACTGA